In the genome of Deinococcus aerophilus, one region contains:
- a CDS encoding DegV family protein — translation MRAVYAVLTDSTCDLPPEQALKLGLHVIPLTVQLQERRLLDWQEIDPDAVYDHMRAGGTATTAPVAAAAFAERYRQLLATYEGVVSIHLSGKLSETVNNARQAAESLGETGRITVIDSELASTPLAEAALAVRDVLQAGGDGEAARQAVEAMRGQMQAEFSVASLEYLRRGGRIGRAQALVGNMLGVRPILQFDHGELKAVRRIRANQAAEDMLDQLCQKFGREAVSVSIVHAGRDSGRLSAMRQAVTRSGLNVRQGRVQLMGPVIGAHVGPGTYGFLARPF, via the coding sequence ATGCGTGCTGTGTACGCCGTCCTGACCGATTCGACCTGCGATCTGCCCCCGGAACAGGCCCTCAAGCTGGGTCTGCACGTCATCCCCCTGACCGTGCAGTTGCAGGAGCGCCGTCTGCTGGACTGGCAGGAGATCGATCCGGACGCCGTATATGACCACATGCGCGCGGGCGGCACAGCCACCACGGCGCCGGTGGCCGCCGCCGCCTTCGCCGAGCGCTACCGGCAGCTGCTCGCCACCTATGAGGGTGTGGTCAGCATTCACCTCTCGGGCAAGCTGTCCGAAACGGTGAACAATGCGCGTCAGGCCGCCGAGAGCCTGGGCGAGACCGGGCGCATTACCGTAATTGACAGCGAGCTGGCCTCCACGCCGCTGGCCGAGGCGGCGCTGGCGGTGCGCGACGTGCTGCAGGCGGGCGGCGACGGAGAAGCTGCCCGGCAGGCGGTCGAGGCCATGCGCGGGCAGATGCAGGCAGAATTCAGCGTGGCCTCGCTGGAATACCTGCGCCGTGGCGGACGCATCGGTCGGGCGCAGGCGCTGGTGGGCAACATGCTGGGGGTGCGTCCCATCCTGCAGTTCGACCACGGTGAACTCAAGGCCGTGCGCCGCATCCGGGCCAACCAGGCCGCCGAGGACATGCTCGATCAGCTGTGCCAGAAGTTTGGCCGCGAGGCCGTCTCGGTCTCCATCGTGCACGCGGGCCGCGACAGCGGACGCCTGAGCGCCATGCGTCAGGCGGTGACCCGCAGCGGCCTGAACGTCCGGCAGGGCCGCGTCCAGTTGATGGGCCCGGTAATCGGGGCCCACGTGGGCCCCGGCACCTACGGGTTTCTGGCCCGGCCCTTTTAG
- the bshA gene encoding N-acetyl-alpha-D-glucosaminyl L-malate synthase BshA: protein MKIAVLCHASAGGSGVVATELGLKVARAGHEVHFVGSAQPFRLSGQGGMRGPYFHQVSSFAYALFEQPYPELAAANTLTEVMLEYGVELAHAHYAIPHATAAIHARAIAGRGRVMTTLHGTDVTLVGAEPTFRHTTRHAIERSDHVTAVSAFLAEQTHQVFGTDREIQVIHNFVDSDRFVRITDPEVRARFAHPDEALLVHVSNFRPVKRVEDVVQVFARVASEIPARLLMIGDGPDRSRAFELAGQLGVIGRTHFLGSFPDVETILGISDLFLLPSSNESFGLAALEAMSCEAPVVAARAGGIPEVVEDGVTGLLSAVGDVDAMADSALRILRDRELYLAMGAAARHTAVTRFHPGLIVPQYLAAYRRTLSGPS, encoded by the coding sequence ATGAAAATTGCAGTGCTGTGTCATGCCAGCGCGGGCGGATCGGGCGTGGTCGCCACCGAACTGGGCCTGAAGGTGGCGCGCGCCGGTCATGAGGTTCATTTTGTCGGGTCGGCCCAGCCCTTCCGGCTCTCCGGGCAGGGCGGCATGCGCGGCCCCTATTTTCATCAGGTCAGCAGCTTTGCCTACGCACTGTTCGAGCAGCCGTATCCCGAGCTGGCGGCCGCGAACACCCTGACCGAGGTGATGCTGGAATACGGCGTGGAACTCGCACACGCCCACTACGCCATTCCCCACGCCACGGCCGCCATTCATGCGCGCGCCATCGCGGGCCGGGGCCGGGTGATGACCACCCTGCACGGCACCGACGTGACGCTGGTGGGCGCCGAACCCACCTTCCGCCACACCACCCGCCACGCCATCGAGCGCAGCGACCACGTGACGGCCGTATCGGCCTTTCTGGCTGAACAGACGCATCAAGTCTTCGGCACCGACCGCGAGATCCAGGTGATCCACAATTTCGTGGACAGTGACCGGTTTGTGCGCATCACCGACCCCGAGGTGCGTGCGCGCTTTGCCCACCCGGACGAGGCGCTGCTGGTTCACGTCAGCAACTTCCGGCCGGTCAAGCGGGTCGAGGACGTGGTGCAGGTGTTCGCCCGCGTCGCCAGCGAGATCCCCGCCCGCCTGCTGATGATCGGCGACGGCCCGGACCGCTCGCGCGCCTTCGAGCTCGCGGGTCAGCTGGGAGTCATCGGCCGGACCCACTTCCTGGGATCGTTTCCGGACGTGGAGACCATCCTGGGCATCAGCGACCTGTTCCTGCTGCCCAGCAGCAACGAGAGCTTCGGGTTGGCCGCCCTGGAGGCCATGAGCTGTGAGGCGCCGGTGGTGGCCGCCCGCGCCGGGGGCATTCCCGAGGTGGTCGAGGACGGCGTGACCGGGCTGCTGTCGGCGGTCGGGGACGTCGACGCCATGGCCGACTCGGCGCTGCGCATTCTGCGCGACCGGGAGCTGTACCTCGCGATGGGTGCGGCCGCGCGGCACACGGCGGTGACCCGCTTTCATCCCGGCCTGATTGTTCCACAGTACCTCGCCGCCTACCGGCGAACCCTCAGCGGCCCATCCTGA
- the sucD gene encoding succinate--CoA ligase subunit alpha — MGILVNKDSKVIVQGMTGREGASHSRAMKEFGTQVVAGVTPGKGGTDFEGWPVFNSVAEAKKATGANVSIIFVPPAGAADAVLEAAHAGVPLIILITEGVPTVDMMKAVQEVKALDAENRAAGGEGIRLIGGNCPGLVTNGEAKVGIMPNKIYTNPGRIGLISRSGTLTYEAAKLLNDAGMGTSTTVGIGGDPVIGTTFADVLPLFEADPDTDAVVVIGEIGGADEEAAAEYIAANMKKPVVAFISGRSAPAGKRMGHAGAIIMGNVGTPESKLAAFKAANVPVADTMPEIIDLVKAALGQ; from the coding sequence ATGGGTATTCTCGTCAACAAGGACAGCAAGGTCATCGTGCAGGGCATGACCGGCCGCGAGGGCGCAAGCCACAGCCGCGCCATGAAGGAATTCGGCACCCAGGTCGTCGCGGGCGTCACGCCCGGCAAGGGCGGCACCGATTTCGAGGGCTGGCCGGTGTTCAACTCGGTGGCCGAGGCCAAGAAGGCGACCGGGGCCAACGTCTCGATCATCTTCGTGCCGCCTGCCGGCGCCGCCGACGCCGTGCTGGAAGCCGCCCACGCCGGCGTTCCCCTGATCATCCTGATCACCGAGGGCGTGCCCACCGTGGACATGATGAAGGCCGTGCAGGAAGTCAAGGCGCTGGACGCCGAGAACCGCGCGGCCGGCGGCGAGGGCATTCGCCTGATCGGCGGCAACTGCCCCGGCCTGGTCACCAACGGGGAAGCCAAGGTGGGCATCATGCCCAACAAGATCTACACCAACCCCGGCCGCATCGGCCTGATCAGCCGCTCGGGCACGCTGACGTACGAAGCTGCCAAGCTGCTGAACGACGCGGGCATGGGTACCTCCACCACCGTGGGCATCGGCGGCGACCCGGTCATCGGCACCACCTTTGCCGACGTGCTGCCCCTCTTTGAGGCCGACCCCGATACCGACGCGGTCGTCGTGATCGGCGAGATCGGTGGTGCCGACGAAGAAGCCGCCGCCGAGTACATCGCCGCGAACATGAAAAAGCCCGTGGTGGCGTTCATCAGCGGCCGCAGCGCCCCCGCCGGCAAGCGCATGGGCCACGCGGGCGCCATCATCATGGGCAACGTCGGGACCCCCGAGAGCAAGCTCGCCGCCTTCAAGGCCGCGAACGTGCCGGTCGCCGACACCATGCCCGAGATCATCGATCTGGTGAAAGCGGCCCTGGGCCAGTAA